One window of Arthrobacter oryzae genomic DNA carries:
- a CDS encoding ABC transporter ATP-binding protein gives MSTATFGTANEDNTRLSKSESKTVRRRSLALLGSLIRPVRLRFWLTITMVVLSQAARVAGPALIAFGIDHALPALRAGDNMPLVLTGVAYLAAAAATAGLTALYVTSTARLSQAMLLDLRVRVFRHTQRLSLEFHEKYTSGRIIARQTSDLEALRELLDSGVSSLASGLLFMVFTAITVFALDWRSGLIVLAAGVPMYFLARWYQKHSQIAFRESRVVSARLIVHFVETMTGIRAVKAFRKERENAERYGVLSEDYRRVTVRSINLNGVFQPGLVLIGNVCVAVVLLFGGFRVLGGDLAVGVLLALILSTKRFFQPVDQMAMFYNSFQSAQAALEKVSGLLEEVPTVRPPKNPVALRDARGTIDFNGVEFRYGDGPVIIPKLDLHIPAGQIVALVGQTGAGKSTLAKLIARFYDVSEGSVTLDGMDLRSLATPDLRRNVVMVTQEAFLFSGSVADNIALGRPEASREEIEEAARAVGAHEFIMELPEGFDTDVNKRGGRVSAGQRQLISFARAFLARPAVLILDEATSSLDIPSERLVQSGLAGLLEGVAGHDTGRTALIIAHRLSTVETADRVLVVHDGRVVEDGTPEELIGGGGRFAELHGAWKDSLV, from the coding sequence ATGAGCACCGCTACCTTCGGCACCGCCAACGAGGACAACACCCGCCTGAGCAAGAGCGAAAGCAAAACCGTACGACGGCGGTCGCTCGCCTTGCTGGGGTCCCTGATCCGTCCCGTCCGGCTGCGGTTCTGGCTCACCATCACCATGGTGGTTCTCTCGCAGGCCGCCCGGGTGGCCGGCCCGGCACTGATCGCCTTCGGCATCGACCATGCACTGCCGGCTCTTCGTGCCGGGGACAACATGCCACTGGTCCTCACCGGCGTCGCCTACCTTGCCGCGGCGGCCGCCACTGCCGGCCTCACCGCACTGTACGTGACGTCCACGGCCAGACTGAGCCAGGCGATGCTGCTGGACCTGCGCGTCCGCGTCTTCCGGCACACGCAGCGGCTCAGCCTGGAGTTCCATGAGAAGTACACGTCGGGGCGCATCATCGCCCGGCAGACCTCCGACCTTGAAGCACTCCGCGAACTCCTGGACTCGGGCGTCAGCTCGCTGGCCTCGGGGCTGCTCTTCATGGTGTTCACGGCCATCACCGTGTTCGCCCTGGACTGGCGCAGCGGCCTGATTGTGCTGGCCGCAGGGGTTCCCATGTATTTCCTGGCCCGCTGGTACCAGAAGCACTCCCAGATCGCCTTCCGCGAATCCCGGGTGGTCTCGGCACGCCTGATCGTGCACTTCGTGGAAACGATGACCGGCATCCGTGCGGTAAAAGCGTTCCGCAAGGAACGCGAAAACGCCGAACGCTACGGCGTACTCTCCGAGGACTACCGCAGGGTGACCGTCCGTTCGATCAACCTCAACGGCGTCTTCCAGCCTGGCCTGGTGCTGATCGGCAACGTGTGCGTTGCCGTGGTGCTGCTGTTCGGCGGCTTCCGGGTGCTGGGCGGGGACCTCGCCGTGGGTGTGCTGCTGGCCCTGATCCTGTCCACCAAGCGCTTCTTCCAGCCGGTGGACCAGATGGCGATGTTCTACAACTCGTTCCAGAGCGCCCAGGCTGCCCTGGAGAAGGTCTCCGGGCTGCTCGAGGAGGTTCCCACCGTGCGGCCCCCGAAGAACCCGGTAGCGCTCCGTGACGCCCGCGGCACCATCGACTTCAACGGCGTGGAGTTCCGGTACGGCGACGGGCCCGTCATCATTCCGAAGCTGGACCTGCACATCCCCGCCGGACAGATTGTTGCCCTGGTGGGTCAGACCGGCGCCGGTAAGTCCACGCTGGCGAAGCTGATCGCCCGCTTCTATGACGTGTCCGAAGGCTCCGTGACCCTGGACGGCATGGACCTGCGGAGCCTCGCCACACCGGACCTGCGGCGGAACGTGGTGATGGTCACCCAGGAGGCCTTCCTGTTCAGCGGCTCCGTGGCGGACAACATCGCCCTCGGCCGCCCGGAAGCCTCCCGCGAGGAAATCGAGGAAGCCGCCCGGGCCGTGGGCGCCCACGAGTTCATCATGGAACTCCCCGAGGGCTTCGACACCGACGTCAACAAGCGCGGCGGACGCGTCTCGGCCGGCCAGCGCCAGCTCATCAGCTTTGCCAGGGCATTCCTGGCCCGCCCGGCCGTACTCATCCTCGACGAAGCCACCTCCTCGCTGGACATCCCCTCGGAGCGCCTGGTTCAGAGCGGGCTCGCCGGCCTCCTGGAGGGCGTCGCAGGGCACGACACCGGGCGGACGGCCCTGATCATCGCACACCGGCTGTCCACGGTGGAGACCGCAGACCGCGTCCTGGTGGTCCATGACGGACGCGTCGTGGAGGACGGCACGCCGGAGGAACTAATCGGCGGCGGCGGGCGGTTCGCCGAGCTGCACGGGGCGTGGAAGGACTCGCTGGTCTAG
- a CDS encoding ABC transporter ATP-binding protein, protein MAKQQTPFFTSISRLYPHVKPIIPRLIMGLLCALLASIVALAIPQVLRVLVNDSLRPGGATDAVLTASLIILGLGVAEAGLVALRRQFVINPATTVETRMRVSLYGHLQDLTVSFHDRWGSGQLLSRAMTDLNFLRRWMAFGAIMLVVTTLTVVIGVAVMFSMSWQLALIFLAAAVPIMVYGFRFRTRFSKVARRSQDQAGDLATTVEESVHGIRVLKAFGRSREALENFNEQAEELRQTEIAKAKHLATFSMVVTLLPELALGAGLVVGIMLAADGQLSIGALVAFFATAAVIAAPVEFCGMLLAMALTAKTAIDRHFEVMDAANTITSPEQPRNPAQLTGALSFNAATFAFEDAPDKPILKDVSLQIRPGETMALVGITGSGKSALLQLVPRLYDVTAGSITIDGVDLREFSVEELRTVVGVAFEDTTLFSNSVRDNVLLGARERSQEALEEALDVAQAHFVYSLPDGLETLIGEEGLSLSGGQRQRIALARAIAAKPKVLVLDDPLSALDVNTEELVETRLREVLADTTTLIVAHRPSTVALADRVALLEEGRIAAVGTHTELLAHNEHYRYVIASLETEPRDLDSELSDLSELEDESEEISR, encoded by the coding sequence ATGGCCAAGCAGCAGACTCCATTCTTCACGTCAATCAGCCGACTCTACCCCCATGTAAAGCCGATCATCCCGCGGCTAATTATGGGACTCCTGTGCGCCCTCCTGGCCAGCATCGTGGCGCTTGCCATCCCCCAGGTCCTGCGGGTGCTCGTCAATGACTCGCTGCGGCCGGGCGGAGCCACCGACGCTGTGTTGACCGCGTCCCTGATCATCCTGGGCCTGGGCGTCGCCGAAGCAGGGCTGGTTGCCCTCCGCCGCCAGTTCGTCATCAACCCTGCAACCACCGTGGAAACCCGGATGCGGGTGTCGCTCTACGGGCATCTCCAGGACCTGACGGTCTCCTTCCACGACCGCTGGGGATCCGGGCAGCTGCTCTCCAGGGCCATGACGGACCTGAACTTCCTGCGGCGCTGGATGGCGTTCGGCGCCATCATGCTGGTGGTGACCACGCTGACGGTGGTGATCGGCGTCGCCGTGATGTTCTCCATGAGCTGGCAGCTGGCGCTGATCTTCCTGGCCGCGGCCGTGCCCATCATGGTCTACGGATTCCGGTTCCGGACACGCTTCAGCAAAGTGGCCCGCCGCAGCCAGGACCAGGCCGGCGACCTCGCCACCACCGTGGAGGAATCGGTCCACGGCATCCGCGTGCTCAAGGCGTTCGGCCGCAGCCGAGAGGCCCTGGAAAACTTCAACGAACAAGCCGAGGAACTCCGTCAGACCGAGATCGCCAAGGCTAAACACCTTGCCACGTTCAGCATGGTGGTCACCCTCCTGCCCGAACTGGCGCTCGGTGCGGGCCTGGTGGTGGGCATCATGCTGGCCGCGGACGGACAGCTCAGCATCGGCGCCCTGGTGGCATTCTTCGCCACGGCGGCCGTCATCGCCGCACCGGTGGAATTCTGCGGCATGCTGCTGGCCATGGCGCTGACGGCCAAAACAGCCATTGACCGGCATTTCGAAGTCATGGACGCGGCCAACACCATCACCAGCCCGGAGCAGCCCCGCAATCCGGCGCAGCTCACCGGAGCCCTCAGCTTCAACGCCGCGACGTTCGCTTTTGAGGACGCCCCGGACAAGCCGATCCTCAAGGACGTCAGCCTGCAGATCCGCCCCGGCGAGACCATGGCCCTTGTGGGCATCACCGGCAGCGGCAAAAGTGCGCTGCTCCAGCTGGTCCCCCGCCTCTACGACGTCACCGCGGGCTCCATCACCATCGACGGCGTGGACCTGCGCGAGTTCTCCGTGGAGGAACTGCGCACCGTGGTGGGCGTGGCCTTCGAGGACACCACCCTGTTCTCCAATTCCGTCCGCGACAACGTCCTGCTCGGGGCCAGGGAGCGGAGCCAGGAGGCGCTGGAGGAAGCCCTCGACGTGGCCCAGGCGCACTTCGTCTACTCGCTTCCCGACGGCCTGGAAACGCTGATCGGCGAGGAAGGCCTCAGCCTGTCCGGCGGCCAGCGGCAACGCATCGCCCTGGCCCGTGCCATCGCGGCGAAGCCCAAAGTCCTGGTGCTGGACGACCCCCTGTCCGCGCTGGACGTCAACACCGAGGAGCTGGTGGAAACCCGGCTGCGCGAGGTCCTTGCCGACACCACCACACTGATTGTCGCCCACCGGCCGTCCACCGTGGCACTGGCGGACCGGGTGGCGCTGCTCGAGGAAGGGCGGATCGCCGCCGTCGGGACGCATACCGAACTGCTGGCTCACAACGAGCACTACCGCTACGTGATCGCCAGCCTTGAAACGGAACCCCGGGACCTGGATTCCGAACTGTCCGACCTCTCAGAACTAGAGGACGAGTCCGAGGAGATTTCCCGATGA
- a CDS encoding metallophosphoesterase, whose translation MVDATSLASRARSIGRGFAVTAAAGAAAGLAAAGYGLWEKNQFVLREETLPILPPGFGPFRVLHLSDIHFVPGQNRKAQWLASLADLEPDLVVNTGDNLSHVKAIDPLLKALTPLMDYPGVFVPGSNDYFAPKLKNPASYFMGPSKAHEKPVELDWPRLRSYFGMSGWVDLTNRNQSVVLKGLRFDFSGVDDPHLKLERYAGWPRGTKGQDSTPHLRVAVIHAPYQRVLDHFTEDGADLLLAGHTHGGQICLPGYGALVANCDIPTWRAKGLNDWQSNGRTTPVNVSGGIGTSRFAPVRIACRPEAVLLTLTER comes from the coding sequence ATGGTGGACGCAACGTCGCTGGCAAGCCGCGCCCGGAGCATCGGACGCGGCTTTGCCGTCACGGCAGCCGCCGGTGCCGCAGCCGGCCTGGCCGCGGCCGGATACGGCCTCTGGGAGAAGAACCAGTTCGTCCTGCGCGAGGAAACGCTGCCCATCCTCCCCCCGGGGTTCGGTCCGTTCCGGGTCCTGCACCTGAGCGATATCCACTTCGTCCCGGGACAGAACCGGAAGGCACAGTGGCTGGCCTCGCTGGCTGACCTGGAGCCGGACCTGGTGGTGAACACCGGAGACAACCTCAGCCACGTCAAGGCGATCGATCCGCTGCTGAAAGCGCTGACGCCGCTGATGGACTATCCGGGCGTTTTTGTGCCGGGCTCCAACGACTACTTCGCACCCAAGCTCAAGAACCCGGCGTCGTACTTCATGGGCCCCTCGAAGGCACATGAGAAGCCCGTGGAACTCGACTGGCCCCGGCTGCGCTCCTACTTCGGGATGTCCGGCTGGGTGGACCTGACCAACCGCAACCAGTCCGTGGTCCTCAAAGGCCTGCGCTTTGACTTCTCCGGCGTCGACGATCCCCACCTGAAACTGGAGCGGTACGCCGGCTGGCCGCGCGGGACCAAGGGCCAGGACAGCACTCCCCATCTCCGGGTGGCGGTCATCCACGCGCCCTACCAGCGCGTGCTGGACCACTTCACCGAGGACGGCGCGGACCTCCTGCTCGCCGGCCACACCCACGGCGGCCAGATCTGCCTGCCCGGCTACGGCGCCCTGGTGGCCAACTGCGATATCCCCACGTGGCGAGCCAAAGGCCTCAACGACTGGCAAAGCAACGGACGCACGACGCCGGTGAACGTGTCGGGCGGGATCGGCACCTCGCGCTTCGCACCGGTGCGCATCGCCTGCCGGCCGGAGGCCGTCCTGCTGACTTTGACGGAGCGCTAA
- a CDS encoding RidA family protein produces MTTPAGTAPETPAHAQNPASGAESGAPVSAVEQRLAELGLTLPDVAAPVAAYVPAVISGNHVYTSGQLPFINGKLEATGKVSTGTEGFADEPTVSPEDAKRFAAVCAVNALAAVKSVIGDLDRITRIVKVVGFVSSDPSFTGQPGVINGASELLGKVLGDAGQHARSAVGVSVLPLDSPVEVELIAEFS; encoded by the coding sequence ATGACAACCCCTGCAGGTACGGCGCCGGAAACCCCGGCCCACGCCCAGAATCCGGCCTCCGGGGCGGAAAGCGGAGCCCCGGTTTCCGCCGTCGAACAGCGGCTGGCGGAGCTGGGATTGACCCTCCCGGACGTTGCGGCCCCGGTGGCCGCCTACGTTCCCGCCGTCATCTCCGGCAACCATGTTTACACCTCCGGGCAGCTGCCCTTTATTAACGGCAAACTCGAAGCTACGGGCAAGGTGTCAACGGGCACCGAAGGCTTCGCGGATGAACCAACCGTGTCTCCCGAAGACGCCAAGCGCTTCGCCGCGGTCTGCGCTGTCAACGCACTGGCAGCGGTCAAAAGCGTGATCGGCGACCTCGACCGCATCACCAGGATCGTCAAGGTTGTTGGCTTCGTTTCCTCCGATCCGTCCTTCACCGGCCAGCCGGGAGTCATCAACGGCGCGTCGGAACTCCTGGGCAAGGTCCTCGGCGACGCCGGCCAGCACGCCCGGTCCGCCGTCGGTGTGTCGGTGCTGCCGCTGGATTCGCCGGTGGAAGTCGAACTGATCGCCGAATTCAGCTAA
- a CDS encoding MarP family serine protease — translation MFGLTILDLALILTLLSYLIYGLRNGFLVTLGGIAGFIVGAVAAFVSVPIVSDLVEDSGWRLTAIVGAAVVLIVLGHALGTMIGRKIRSAVRIQPLRAMDRVVGGAVNVVVSALVMSMLAFSISALGVPFVSQQLAESKVIRFIDGLTPVPVKTAVAQLRSTVIGDGIPTLIEGLGQGQQVAIPNASTDTPALNRAAESVLKIAGTAYQCGQNQTGSGFVVSPGRVVTNAHVVAGVSQPVVEIPGGGAMPGRVVYFDGQHDLAVLAVDGLPSSPLQLSADLPAGSAAAFAGYPHGGPFQSKPATVQDIASVLVPDIYGGNPAPEDVYRLAGDVQPGNSGGPLLTTEGQVAGVIFAKATSDSDMGFAITMDDLGPVAAQAPGLSSPVSSGQCIQK, via the coding sequence GTGTTCGGCTTGACCATCCTGGACCTGGCCTTGATCCTGACGCTGCTGTCCTATTTGATCTACGGCCTGCGCAACGGCTTCCTGGTGACCCTCGGCGGCATAGCCGGGTTCATTGTTGGCGCCGTGGCCGCGTTTGTTTCCGTACCCATCGTCAGCGACCTCGTAGAGGACAGCGGCTGGCGGCTGACCGCGATCGTGGGCGCCGCCGTCGTGCTGATTGTCCTGGGCCATGCGCTGGGAACCATGATCGGCCGCAAAATCCGCAGCGCGGTGCGGATCCAGCCGCTGCGGGCCATGGACCGCGTGGTGGGCGGCGCAGTCAACGTGGTGGTGTCGGCGCTGGTCATGTCCATGCTCGCCTTCAGCATCAGTGCGCTGGGCGTCCCGTTCGTTTCCCAGCAGCTGGCGGAGTCCAAAGTCATCCGCTTCATCGACGGCCTCACGCCCGTGCCGGTGAAAACTGCCGTGGCGCAGCTGCGCTCCACCGTGATCGGGGACGGCATACCCACACTTATCGAGGGGCTCGGGCAGGGCCAGCAAGTGGCCATTCCCAACGCGAGCACGGACACGCCTGCCCTGAACCGCGCGGCGGAATCGGTCCTGAAGATTGCGGGCACCGCATACCAATGCGGCCAGAACCAGACCGGAAGCGGCTTTGTGGTGTCGCCGGGACGCGTTGTGACGAACGCCCATGTGGTGGCGGGCGTGTCGCAGCCGGTGGTGGAGATTCCCGGCGGCGGAGCCATGCCCGGCCGGGTGGTCTACTTCGACGGCCAGCATGACCTTGCCGTCCTGGCCGTGGACGGCCTCCCGTCGTCACCGCTCCAGCTGAGCGCGGACCTGCCGGCCGGAAGCGCGGCCGCTTTCGCCGGCTACCCGCACGGCGGTCCGTTCCAGTCCAAACCGGCAACAGTGCAGGACATCGCCTCCGTCCTGGTTCCGGATATTTATGGCGGGAACCCGGCACCCGAGGACGTCTACCGGCTCGCCGGCGACGTCCAGCCGGGCAACTCCGGCGGGCCGCTCCTGACCACCGAGGGCCAGGTTGCCGGTGTGATCTTCGCCAAGGCAACCTCGGACTCCGACATGGGCTTCGCCATCACCATGGATGACCTCGGTCCGGTTGCCGCCCAGGCGCCGGGGCTCAGCAGCCCCGTGTCATCCGGGCAGTGCATCCAGAAGTAG
- a CDS encoding transglycosylase domain-containing protein encodes MATGKNPLFDTATTLGKILAFLGVSAICGVLVAGLLVPAAAVSGSTASGSIEFFDTLPAELQVDPPSQSTKILAADGSLIANLYAENRTRVSLDQMSPFIKDAVIAIEDSRFYEHGGVDTTGIMRALVSTARGNKQGASTITQQYVNNVINASLEAEGNTEDIKLNGVNKGVGDKLREMKLAIALEKKFTKEQILEGYLNIVFFNRDAYGIEAASKFFFSSSAKDLTLPQAALLAGLVNSPSFYDPINNPDNAKNRRDQVLNAMYTQGKIQQADYEAAVATPVETKVTPARQGCAYASTAPYFCDYVLHLLLNDPAYGADATERERKVFRGGLTITTTLDPNAQNAAQAQVDASAGANPDKWGAALVSVQPNTGKIINMAQNTVWFAGDGKFDSQLNFNVDQYDANGNDLNGLGGAQPGSTMKPFTFAQWLNEGNSMNAVLNGAVRRYPQNFPWKNTCATPTVGWYDSTNGESKDLQNAEEGYYRSMSVLDGLANSINTMTFATAAKVDLCGIQKIVDAVGLHEGLPQRDDTGKVVNAQPPITMTTLGNLLGSRQTSPLSMASAFATFANDGKYCAPIAITSVTDQTGAQLPAQSTNCRDALKPEVARGVNYALQEVLNRGSGSLIQPRISTRTSFPIAAKTGTSNNNGSTWVVGHTTGLATASWFGDALGSQQRAGQNVTVNGKFYKGIDGYMIAGPMFSNFMTQVAPAYGTNPFTAPPSNMISGTTRQTTPTTQSTAPAPAPTTAAPEPSPTKDNGKGNG; translated from the coding sequence ATGGCGACTGGTAAGAACCCTTTATTCGACACGGCCACCACCCTCGGAAAGATCCTTGCCTTCCTTGGCGTGAGCGCTATTTGTGGTGTCCTGGTGGCGGGCCTGCTGGTCCCGGCGGCCGCTGTTTCCGGCAGCACGGCCAGCGGATCCATCGAATTCTTCGACACCCTCCCGGCGGAGCTGCAGGTGGACCCGCCCAGCCAGTCCACCAAGATCCTTGCGGCTGACGGCAGCCTGATCGCCAACCTCTATGCCGAAAACCGCACCCGCGTTTCACTGGACCAGATGTCGCCATTCATCAAGGACGCAGTGATCGCCATCGAGGACAGCCGCTTCTACGAGCACGGCGGCGTGGACACCACCGGCATCATGCGCGCGCTGGTCAGCACGGCCCGCGGCAACAAGCAGGGCGCCTCCACCATCACCCAGCAGTACGTGAACAACGTCATCAACGCCTCGCTCGAAGCTGAGGGCAACACCGAGGACATCAAGCTCAACGGCGTCAACAAGGGCGTGGGCGACAAGCTCCGCGAGATGAAGCTGGCCATCGCCCTGGAGAAGAAGTTCACCAAAGAACAGATCCTCGAGGGCTACCTCAATATCGTGTTCTTCAACCGGGACGCCTATGGCATCGAAGCCGCGTCCAAGTTCTTCTTCAGCAGCTCCGCCAAGGACCTGACGCTCCCCCAGGCCGCACTGCTGGCCGGACTGGTCAACAGCCCGTCGTTCTACGACCCCATCAACAACCCTGACAACGCGAAGAACCGCCGCGACCAGGTGCTGAATGCCATGTACACCCAGGGCAAGATCCAGCAGGCGGACTACGAGGCCGCCGTTGCAACTCCGGTGGAAACCAAGGTCACCCCTGCCCGCCAGGGTTGCGCCTATGCATCCACGGCCCCGTACTTCTGCGACTACGTCCTGCACCTCCTGCTGAATGATCCCGCCTACGGCGCAGACGCCACCGAGCGTGAGCGCAAGGTCTTCCGTGGCGGCCTGACCATCACCACCACCCTTGACCCCAACGCCCAGAACGCGGCCCAGGCCCAGGTGGACGCATCGGCGGGCGCCAACCCGGACAAGTGGGGCGCTGCGTTGGTGTCGGTCCAGCCGAACACCGGCAAGATCATCAACATGGCCCAGAACACCGTGTGGTTCGCCGGTGACGGCAAGTTCGACAGCCAGCTCAACTTCAACGTCGACCAGTACGATGCCAACGGCAACGACCTCAACGGCCTCGGCGGTGCGCAACCCGGTTCAACCATGAAGCCCTTCACGTTTGCCCAATGGCTGAACGAGGGCAATTCGATGAACGCGGTCCTGAACGGCGCGGTGCGTCGCTATCCGCAGAACTTCCCGTGGAAGAACACGTGCGCGACCCCGACTGTAGGCTGGTACGACAGCACCAACGGCGAATCCAAGGACCTGCAGAACGCCGAGGAAGGCTACTACCGGTCAATGTCGGTCCTCGACGGCCTCGCAAACTCCATCAACACCATGACGTTTGCCACCGCGGCCAAGGTGGATCTGTGCGGAATCCAGAAGATTGTGGACGCAGTGGGCCTCCATGAGGGCCTTCCCCAGAGGGACGACACGGGAAAGGTGGTCAACGCCCAGCCGCCCATCACCATGACGACGCTGGGTAACCTCCTCGGCTCCAGGCAAACGTCGCCACTGTCCATGGCAAGCGCCTTCGCCACCTTCGCGAACGACGGCAAGTACTGCGCCCCGATCGCCATCACGTCGGTGACCGACCAGACCGGCGCACAGCTGCCGGCCCAGTCCACGAACTGCCGCGACGCGCTCAAGCCGGAAGTCGCCCGCGGCGTGAACTATGCCCTGCAGGAGGTCCTCAACCGAGGATCCGGCTCGCTCATCCAGCCCCGGATCTCCACCAGGACCAGCTTCCCGATCGCTGCCAAGACCGGTACGTCCAACAACAACGGGTCCACCTGGGTGGTGGGCCACACCACCGGCCTGGCCACCGCGTCGTGGTTCGGCGACGCGCTCGGGTCGCAGCAGCGGGCAGGCCAGAACGTCACCGTCAACGGCAAGTTCTACAAGGGCATCGACGGCTACATGATCGCCGGTCCGATGTTCTCCAACTTCATGACGCAGGTGGCGCCGGCGTACGGCACCAACCCGTTCACGGCACCGCCGTCCAACATGATCAGCGGGACGACGCGGCAGACCACCCCGACGACGCAGAGCACGGCGCCTGCACCCGCGCCCACCACCGCAGCCCCGGAGCCTTCGCCCACCAAGGACAACGGCAAGGGCAACGGGTAA
- a CDS encoding NUDIX hydrolase: MPQLARRLFVLPPELEGAAQSWLEHGERTPRAARPASSVVLLRDAPTGLETWLGYRPGSSPLGVLAFPGGSLESSDEDAVGWIGPTPQHWADQMGTSDVGLARRHVVGAIRELFEETGVLLAGPDLSTTVEATSTPEWMRARIAVAEQEKSFTDVLAKRGLSIRTDLLKPLVNWLSPDFAHRRFNTRYFAATVPVNQQPTLLQSKGVWGRWVCASKVIAERDTTALGDEVGQENTVGLTLGQLLVPGSEIMLEKMAAANGCIAYLSYKRKAHVYQPKLVEEDGKLMLEVEAAKTVAGEPQRER, translated from the coding sequence TTGCCCCAGTTAGCCCGTCGCCTGTTTGTGCTGCCTCCCGAACTCGAGGGGGCAGCACAAAGCTGGCTCGAACACGGCGAGCGGACCCCGCGTGCCGCCCGTCCCGCATCCTCCGTGGTCCTGCTCCGTGACGCTCCCACCGGACTTGAAACCTGGCTGGGCTACCGTCCGGGTTCCTCCCCGCTCGGCGTCCTCGCCTTTCCGGGTGGATCCCTGGAGTCGTCCGACGAGGACGCTGTCGGCTGGATCGGCCCCACACCGCAGCATTGGGCGGACCAGATGGGAACGTCCGACGTCGGCCTGGCGCGCCGCCACGTGGTGGGTGCCATCCGCGAACTCTTTGAAGAAACCGGTGTGCTCCTTGCCGGCCCGGATCTGTCCACAACAGTGGAGGCCACCTCCACACCCGAATGGATGCGCGCCAGGATCGCCGTTGCCGAACAGGAGAAATCCTTCACTGATGTCCTCGCCAAGCGCGGACTGTCCATCCGCACGGACCTGCTGAAACCGTTGGTCAACTGGCTGAGCCCGGACTTTGCGCACCGCCGTTTCAACACGCGCTACTTCGCCGCCACCGTGCCGGTGAACCAGCAGCCCACATTGCTGCAAAGCAAAGGCGTGTGGGGCCGCTGGGTCTGTGCCAGCAAGGTCATCGCCGAACGTGACACCACAGCGTTGGGCGACGAAGTGGGCCAGGAAAACACCGTGGGACTCACACTCGGCCAGCTGCTGGTGCCCGGCTCCGAGATCATGCTCGAAAAGATGGCGGCCGCCAACGGGTGCATCGCCTACCTCAGCTACAAGCGAAAGGCCCACGTCTACCAGCCGAAGCTGGTTGAAGAAGACGGCAAGCTGATGCTCGAAGTCGAGGCCGCCAAGACCGTCGCCGGCGAGCCTCAGCGCGAGCGCTAA
- a CDS encoding Crp/Fnr family transcriptional regulator, with amino-acid sequence MDIEVLRRAPLFATLDDEAFRLLTDELTEVDLSRGASVFREGDQGDQLYFIVSGKVKLGRTSPDGRESLLAILGPGELFGEMALFDPSPRTATATAVSETRLAGLKNESLNALLRTRPEVSAQLLQALARRLRRTNDSLSDLVFSDVPGRVAKALLDLADRFGRPATDGVLVAHELTQEELAQLVGASRETVNKALAEFVQRGWLRLEARAVVILDMQRLRQRSR; translated from the coding sequence ATGGACATCGAGGTATTGCGCCGCGCACCCCTATTCGCCACGCTCGACGACGAGGCATTCCGTCTACTCACGGACGAGCTCACGGAGGTGGACCTGTCGCGCGGAGCCTCGGTCTTCCGCGAAGGCGACCAGGGTGATCAGCTGTACTTCATCGTATCCGGCAAGGTTAAGCTGGGCCGCACGTCCCCCGATGGCCGCGAGTCCCTGCTGGCCATCCTCGGCCCGGGCGAACTCTTCGGCGAAATGGCGCTCTTCGATCCGAGCCCCCGCACGGCCACCGCGACCGCGGTTTCGGAGACCCGCCTGGCCGGCCTGAAGAACGAAAGCCTCAACGCCCTGCTGCGCACCCGCCCGGAGGTCTCGGCCCAGCTCCTGCAGGCCCTGGCCCGCCGCCTGCGCCGCACCAACGACTCCCTGTCCGACCTCGTGTTCTCCGACGTTCCGGGCCGAGTGGCCAAGGCACTGCTGGACCTGGCCGACCGCTTCGGCCGCCCGGCAACCGACGGCGTCCTGGTGGCCCACGAGCTCACGCAGGAAGAGCTGGCCCAGCTGGTGGGTGCCTCCCGCGAAACCGTGAACAAGGCGCTGGCCGAGTTCGTGCAGCGCGGCTGGCTCCGCCTCGAAGCCCGCGCCGTCGTGATCCTTGACATGCAGCGCCTCCGCCAGCGCTCCCGCTAG
- a CDS encoding DUF4177 domain-containing protein, producing MTKWEYATIPLIIHATKQILDQWGEDGWELVQVVPGPDGNGLVAYLKREKQ from the coding sequence ATGACCAAATGGGAGTACGCCACGATTCCGCTCATTATTCACGCCACGAAGCAGATTCTGGACCAGTGGGGAGAGGACGGCTGGGAGCTCGTCCAGGTAGTCCCCGGTCCCGACGGCAACGGCCTCGTTGCCTACCTTAAGAGGGAGAAGCAGTAG